GCCTATATAATCCCATTTGAAGAAGCTCAGATAGAAGGCAAAGAACATCGCGAAGTAACCAAAAACCAGATTCAAAATAACGGCAATCGAGATGAGAGTTAGCCCGGCCACAATCTCCTTATTCCTAGACTTCTCGTAAAAGGAAGAAAAAGACGAAAACATGTTCTCACCTCAGCTGCTCAGCTCTTCCTGAACGACCTGTTTCATAACCTCAATGGCCTCGTCCGCACTCATCTCGCCCCTCATCGCCGCTGCCATGGCGTCGCTGAACTTGCTCTCAATCGGTCCCGACTTCGGACCCCAGAGGAAGACTATCATCTTGTCGTACTTGAAGGAGAGGGTCTTCTTGTGCTGCGGCCACATGTCCGGATCGTTCTCAAAGCCCTTTATGCTGGGCAGGGTCTGGCCACCCTTGACGACAAGCTCCTTCTGTCCCTCCGGTCCGAGGAGGAACTTAACGAACTTCCATGCCTCCTGAGGGTGCTCGGTTTTGGCGTTTATTCCCAGAATGACGGTGTAGACCATGGTCACCCTTCCTTCTTTTCCGGCCGGGACGGGGGCGATGTCCCAGTCCTCACCGTATTTGAAGTCGGGGAACTGGTCGGCGAGGAAAGGAATCATCCAGTTTCCGCTGATGACCATTCCAACCTCCTGCTGGCCGAAGGCGTCACCGAGCCAGCCGGCTCCGACGTCACTCGGCTGGACAACGTACGGGGTAAGTCCCTGGTTCTCCCTCTCTATCTTACCCTTCCTGTAGAGGTCGATGTACCAGGTGAGGGTCTCCTTAACCACGGGGTTGTCGAACCAGGAGGCATCCTCGGGCTTCTCGAACCAGGGCTTGGGAGCACCGTTGCTGACCGCCACGGGGACGTATCTGTTAAATCCGCCCAGATATATGGCCAGTCCGGGCTTTCCGGTCTTGTCAGCTATTATCTTGGCGTACTCCTCAAGCTCCTCCCAGGTTTCGGGCGGCCTGGTGAGGCCAGCCTGTTCGAAGAGCTTTTTGTTGTAGAAGAGGGCCAGCATGCTCCAGTCCTTCGGCAGGCCGTAGAGCTTTCCATCCTTCATGAACGGCTCCAGCAGGAACGGATAGAACTGGTCAATGAAGCTCTGGTCGGCAAGGTCGGATATGGGATAGAGGGCGCCCTTGTCGATGAAGATTGGAGCCCAGGCACTGTCAACGTAGAAGACATCGGGGGCAACTCCAGCACCGTAGGATGCCAGAATGTTCTCGTGGAACATCTGAGTGATGACCTCATACTTGATGCCGATGTTGGGGTTCTGCTCTTCGAAGGCTTTAATCATCTTCTCGTAGTTCTTCATCTCGGTTTCTCCGGCACTCCAACCGGCGAACCTTACGAAAACCTTCTCCTGCACCTGCGTCTCAACCTTGGTCTCAGTTTTAACTTTGGTCTCCGTGACGGTTGCCGAGGTTTGGGTTCCGGTCTGCTCTCCGCCGCCGATGCATCCGGCAGCTACTACCGCCAAAAGCAGAACAAAAACCAAAAGACCACCAGCAAGGACTTTTTTCATACCTCCTCACCCCTCGAGATACGTGCATGAAATAATATGGGCATTCAATGTTTATACTACAATACTATTATATAAACCTTACTGAATTAGTATCCAATATATTTAAATAGTATTGAAGCTCAAAAATACGTAGTAGCAGTGACCTGTGGAGGGGTGCAGATGGAAAATTATGCTTTTTTGATTGAAAAATTGCAGGAACTCGGGCTCACCAAAAGGGAGGCTGAAGTTTATCTGACGATTCTCATAAAGGATGGAGCTACCGTGAAGGAGCTTCTTGAGGCCCTTGACATTCACCAGCCCCAGCTCTACAACATAATCCAGAGCCTGATACGGAAGGGATTCATAAGAGCTTCCGCCGGAAGGCCGAGGGTTTACACTGCGAGCGATATAGGGGCCCTAATCGACATTCAGAAGATGAAGTTCGATCTCCTCCGGAGCGTCCTTCAGGAGGAGCTTATGAAGATTAAGGGGAGAACCGGGGAAGAGGGACCCTATATCTCGCTTGTGAGAAGCCTAGAAGGTGTCCTGGCGAGTGTTATCGAAATAATAAACTCCGCGGAAGTCGAGATTAGAGCCGAGCTCCCCTATCCTGTTTTCAAAGAGCTCAAACCCTATCTGCTGGGAGCCCTTCAGAGGGGGGTGAACCTGTACCTCCTGGTTTATCCCAGCATAGGCACTCCAGAGGAGTTCGAGAGGTTCAGGGATCAGGTTAAAATACGGACCTTTGAGCTTGGAAACTTCCTCCTCGTTATATCTGACCTCTCAAGTGCGGTTTACTCAAAACGGCGCTTTTTCAGCGTCCACAAGCTTCCAATTTCCAGCAACGAGATCTACGGATACGTGATACAGGAAAAAGACCTTCTCCTTAGACTCCTCAACATCCACAACAACCTCTGGCTCAAGTCAAAGGAGGTCATGGGCTGGATTTCTAGGCCCGAGCTGTATCCCAAGGTGTTCATAGAGTTCTCGATGGCGCTTAACGAGCTTGAGACCCTGCTAAAGCTCGGCTACACTCCGGTGGTGACCGTGGAGGGCAGGGACGTTAAGAGCGGCTACCCAGTGAGCATCACCGGAAATGTGCGCTCGATAAACCGCTTTGGAATAGTCAGCAACTTCGTCCTCGAAAGCGAGAACGGAACCTTTACCGTCGGGGGTTTCGATGCGGAAGTAGAGGACATCGAGGCGCAGAGGGTCGTCATCAAGGAGATAAAGAAATAAGGTGGCAGCGATGGCCAGGATAGCACTGATATGGGACTTCGATGGGGTCCTCGTTTACACGCCCCACGAGGAAGCCTGGCGAAAGGCCACGGAAATATATGGGGCTAAAATCGACCACGAATTCTACGTGAGGTACGTCTCAGGAAAGCCGCGCTACGAGGGTGCGCACAACATACTGGAGCTGACGGGTATCTACGAGCGTCATGGTGCGGACACCGAGGAAAAAAGGAAAAAACTCCTCACGGAGTTCGCCGAGTTCAAGAACAGAATGGTCAACGAGATGTTCGACAGGGGAGAGTACGAGGTTAACCGAGGGGCAATAGAGTTCCTGATGAAGGCAAGGGAGCGGGGAATACCGAGCGCTCTGGCTTCTGCCTCAAAGAACGCCCCGAAGCTGGCGGCCAAGGTCAGGGTGGGAGAGAAGAGACTGATAGACCTTTTCGATGTTGACGTCAGTGGTATGGCCCCCAGCAAGAAGGAGGTATTCCGGCTGGCTAGGAAAAAGCTCATGGAGATGTTCCCGGAGGTGGAGTCGTTTTTTGTCGTTGAAGATGCCCCCGCGGGCGTAAAGGCTGCCAGAGAGCTCGGAATGCTTGTTCTTGGATACGAAAGAGAGGCGGAACTTGATGAGGCAGATCTGAGGTTCAGGGACTTTGGGGAGGTCTCCATCGAGCGACTGTTGATGCTGAGCGAAGGTAAGGAGGGGGACGAATGAGGTTTCGGTTTAGGCTTTCCCGGTATTCACCCGAGGAGGAGGCAGTCTACGGGACGATACTAACCCTGGGAAACGGGCATCTCGGTGTTCGGG
The Thermococcus radiotolerans genome window above contains:
- a CDS encoding HAD family hydrolase, translated to MARIALIWDFDGVLVYTPHEEAWRKATEIYGAKIDHEFYVRYVSGKPRYEGAHNILELTGIYERHGADTEEKRKKLLTEFAEFKNRMVNEMFDRGEYEVNRGAIEFLMKARERGIPSALASASKNAPKLAAKVRVGEKRLIDLFDVDVSGMAPSKKEVFRLARKKLMEMFPEVESFFVVEDAPAGVKAARELGMLVLGYEREAELDEADLRFRDFGEVSIERLLMLSEGKEGDE
- a CDS encoding TrmB family transcriptional regulator; translated protein: MENYAFLIEKLQELGLTKREAEVYLTILIKDGATVKELLEALDIHQPQLYNIIQSLIRKGFIRASAGRPRVYTASDIGALIDIQKMKFDLLRSVLQEELMKIKGRTGEEGPYISLVRSLEGVLASVIEIINSAEVEIRAELPYPVFKELKPYLLGALQRGVNLYLLVYPSIGTPEEFERFRDQVKIRTFELGNFLLVISDLSSAVYSKRRFFSVHKLPISSNEIYGYVIQEKDLLLRLLNIHNNLWLKSKEVMGWISRPELYPKVFIEFSMALNELETLLKLGYTPVVTVEGRDVKSGYPVSITGNVRSINRFGIVSNFVLESENGTFTVGGFDAEVEDIEAQRVVIKEIKK
- a CDS encoding ABC transporter substrate-binding protein, coding for MKKVLAGGLLVFVLLLAVVAAGCIGGGEQTGTQTSATVTETKVKTETKVETQVQEKVFVRFAGWSAGETEMKNYEKMIKAFEEQNPNIGIKYEVITQMFHENILASYGAGVAPDVFYVDSAWAPIFIDKGALYPISDLADQSFIDQFYPFLLEPFMKDGKLYGLPKDWSMLALFYNKKLFEQAGLTRPPETWEELEEYAKIIADKTGKPGLAIYLGGFNRYVPVAVSNGAPKPWFEKPEDASWFDNPVVKETLTWYIDLYRKGKIERENQGLTPYVVQPSDVGAGWLGDAFGQQEVGMVISGNWMIPFLADQFPDFKYGEDWDIAPVPAGKEGRVTMVYTVILGINAKTEHPQEAWKFVKFLLGPEGQKELVVKGGQTLPSIKGFENDPDMWPQHKKTLSFKYDKMIVFLWGPKSGPIESKFSDAMAAAMRGEMSADEAIEVMKQVVQEELSS